TTTGATCCGCGTCGAGGAGACCCATCATGCTCGAGACGAGCCCCACGCCCGCCACCATCGCGCCCGACCTCTCGATGCCGCTCGAGGAGGCGATGCGCACGCAGCGGGCGGTCCGCCGCTTGAGGCCGGACCCGGTCGACGACGCGCTCGTGCTCCGCCTGATCGAGCTGGCGCTCAAGGCACCCACCGGCAGCAACGCGCAGAACTGGGACTTCGTCATGGTGAAGGACCGCGCGGTCAAGGAGCGGCTCGGCGCGCTCAACCGCGGCGCGTTCCGCATCTACGGCGGCCTCGGGCGGTGGATGGCGCGCAACGACCCCCGCATGCTGCGCATCATCGAGGCGGTGCAGTGGCAGGCGGATCACTTCGCCGACATCCCGGTGGTGATCGTCGCCTGCCTGCGCGGGCTCCGCGTCCCCTTCCCGTCCATCGCGGCCACCAGCTACTACGGCTCCATCTATCCGTCGGTGCAGAACCTCCTGCTCGCCGCGCGCGCCGCCGGGCTGGGCGCTGCGCTCATCACGCTGCCGCTGTGGAGCACCTTCCTCGCGCGCCGCGCGCTCGGGCTCCCGTGGACCGTCACGCCCTGCGCCGTCGTCCCACTCGGCTGGCCGCGCGGCCGCTACGGACCCACGACGCGCCGCCC
The Deltaproteobacteria bacterium DNA segment above includes these coding regions:
- a CDS encoding nitroreductase: MPLEEAMRTQRAVRRLRPDPVDDALVLRLIELALKAPTGSNAQNWDFVMVKDRAVKERLGALNRGAFRIYGGLGRWMARNDPRMLRIIEAVQWQADHFADIPVVIVACLRGLRVPFPSIAATSYYGSIYPSVQNLLLAARAAGLGAALITLPLWSTFLARRALGLPWTVTPCAVVPLGWPRGRYGPTTRRPVGEVVHVDRYGNQPFRRDSNAD